In Citrobacter sp. RHB25-C09, the following proteins share a genomic window:
- a CDS encoding porin — protein MTIKTTALAVSIGAAVALASFATQAEITVLKQDPQAGNPLSRLNFTVGGSIRPQFQNMTGDDGANGYKRNGFDGGTRFRFAADYYLFDDISWVSFYELGVNIPAQFNWDNHYAQGAHDTTRRMLYTGLKSDTWGMLTFGQQNSIYYDVVGAKTDIWDYDMIGQAPGNGINGDYDGSYRSRKMLKYKKTLGEVDLYASYLFSDDYNPNNGLRYKRKGGGSLGADYHITEDLSWGTAWNYTRAEIRGNSSKTYDQNIVGTALSWTPDNWTFSLGGGWYQNFMTTKKVSVNDYFAGDAWGLEYFAGYKFPINQYAVKSVQPYFMGDRIEYVNGRNYLRTDNGVGISFQLDYGFRVDYEHVFTSSTDDLGDMNLVRLRYDF, from the coding sequence ATGACTATAAAAACGACAGCGCTGGCGGTATCGATCGGCGCGGCGGTGGCATTAGCCTCTTTCGCAACTCAGGCGGAAATCACAGTTCTTAAACAAGATCCACAGGCGGGAAACCCGCTTAGCCGTCTCAACTTTACCGTGGGCGGCAGTATTCGTCCCCAGTTCCAGAATATGACCGGCGATGACGGCGCGAACGGCTATAAGCGTAATGGTTTCGACGGCGGGACGCGTTTTCGCTTCGCTGCAGATTACTACCTGTTTGACGATATTAGTTGGGTCAGTTTCTATGAACTGGGCGTCAATATTCCGGCGCAGTTCAACTGGGACAACCACTACGCTCAGGGCGCACACGACACCACTCGCCGTATGCTGTACACCGGTCTAAAAAGTGATACCTGGGGTATGCTGACCTTCGGTCAACAGAACAGTATTTACTACGATGTTGTCGGCGCGAAAACCGATATCTGGGACTATGACATGATTGGTCAGGCACCGGGTAACGGGATTAACGGTGACTATGACGGTTCTTATCGTTCACGCAAGATGCTGAAATATAAGAAAACGTTAGGTGAGGTTGATCTCTACGCATCCTATCTGTTTAGCGATGATTACAACCCGAACAACGGTCTGCGCTACAAACGTAAAGGCGGCGGTTCGCTGGGGGCGGATTATCATATTACTGAGGATCTGAGCTGGGGCACGGCCTGGAACTACACTCGTGCAGAAATACGCGGTAACAGCAGCAAAACCTACGATCAGAACATTGTCGGTACCGCGCTAAGCTGGACGCCGGATAACTGGACCTTCTCGCTGGGCGGTGGCTGGTATCAGAACTTCATGACCACCAAAAAAGTGTCCGTTAACGACTACTTTGCCGGGGATGCGTGGGGGCTGGAATACTTTGCGGGTTACAAATTCCCGATCAACCAGTACGCGGTGAAATCTGTTCAGCCGTATTTTATGGGTGACCGCATTGAATATGTGAATGGTCGCAACTATCTGCGCACGGATAATGGCGTGGGTATCAGCTTCCAGTTGGATTACGGATTCCGTGTTGATTACGAACACGTCTTCACCTCCAGCACCGATGACCTGGGCGATATGAACCTGGTACGCCTGCGTTACGACTTCTGA
- the ybbP gene encoding putative ABC transporter permease subunit YbbP, with product MIARWFWREWRSPSLLIVWLALSLAVACVLALGNISDRMEKGLSQQSREFMAGDRALRSSRVVPQAWLDEARKRGLKVGEQLTFATMTFAGDTPQLANVKAVDDIYPMYGELETNPPGLKPKPGSVLLAPRLMALLNLKTGDTIDVGDATLRIAGEVVQEPDSGFNPFQMAPRLLMHTADVEKTGAVQPGSRVSWRYKFGGTSQQLDGYEKWLLPQLKPEHRWYGLEQDEGALGKSLERSQQFLLLSALLTLLLAVAAVAVAMSHYCRSRYDLVAILKTLGAGRAQLRKLIVGQWLMVLVLSAVTGGAMGLLFENVLMILLKPVLPAALPPASLWPWLWALGTMTVISLLVGLRPYRLLLATQPLRVLRRDVVANVWPLKFYLPVVTLVVVLLLAGLMGGSPLLWAVLAGAVVLALLCGVLGWMLLNVLRGMTLSSLPLRLAVSRLLRQPWSTLSQLSAFSLSFMLLALLLVLRGDLLDRWQQQLPPESPNYFLINIATEQMPQVKAFLSEHQVIPESFYPIVRARLSAINDKPTEGGEDESLNRELNLTWQDTRPDHNPITAGSWPPKPGEVSMEEGLAKRLNVSLGDRVTFMGDTQAFSAKVTSLRRVDWESLRPNFFFIFPSGALDGQPQSWLTSFRWENGNGMLTQLNREFPTISLLDIGAILKQVGQVLEQVSRALEVMVVLVTACGMLLLLAQVQVGMRQRYQELVVWRTLGAGKKLLRTTLWCEFAMLGLVSGLVAAIGAETALAVLQTRVFDFPWEPDWRLWGVLPFCGALLLSVCGGWLGVRLLKGKALFRQFNS from the coding sequence ATGATTGCACGCTGGTTCTGGCGCGAATGGCGCTCGCCTTCGCTATTAATTGTCTGGCTGGCGCTGAGTCTGGCGGTGGCCTGCGTGCTGGCGTTGGGCAATATCAGTGACCGCATGGAGAAAGGGCTAAGCCAGCAAAGCCGCGAGTTTATGGCGGGCGACCGGGCGCTGCGCAGTTCGCGCGTGGTTCCGCAGGCGTGGCTTGATGAAGCACGCAAGCGCGGCCTGAAAGTCGGCGAGCAGTTGACCTTCGCCACCATGACGTTTGCAGGGGATACCCCGCAGTTGGCAAACGTCAAAGCGGTCGATGACATTTACCCGATGTACGGTGAACTGGAAACTAATCCGCCGGGGCTTAAACCGAAGCCCGGTTCGGTGCTGCTGGCTCCGCGCCTGATGGCGCTACTGAATTTAAAAACGGGCGATACGATCGACGTTGGTGACGCCACATTGCGCATCGCCGGAGAGGTGGTGCAGGAGCCAGACTCGGGTTTTAACCCCTTCCAGATGGCACCACGTTTACTGATGCATACGGCTGATGTCGAGAAAACTGGGGCGGTGCAGCCCGGAAGTCGCGTGTCGTGGCGCTACAAATTTGGCGGTACGTCGCAGCAGCTCGACGGTTATGAAAAGTGGCTGTTGCCACAGCTTAAGCCGGAGCATCGCTGGTACGGGCTGGAGCAGGATGAAGGTGCGCTGGGGAAATCCCTGGAGCGCTCGCAGCAGTTTCTTCTCCTCTCGGCGCTGTTGACGCTACTGCTGGCAGTGGCTGCGGTAGCGGTTGCCATGAGCCATTACTGCCGGAGCCGCTACGATCTCGTGGCGATCCTGAAGACGCTCGGCGCGGGTAGGGCGCAATTGCGTAAGCTCATTGTCGGGCAGTGGTTGATGGTGTTGGTGTTGTCCGCCGTGACGGGTGGCGCAATGGGCCTGCTGTTCGAGAATGTGTTGATGATTCTGCTTAAGCCGGTGCTGCCTGCGGCGCTACCGCCGGCCAGCCTCTGGCCGTGGCTGTGGGCGCTGGGAACCATGACGGTGATCTCTCTACTGGTTGGCCTGCGCCCCTATCGCCTGCTGCTCGCCACCCAACCGCTGCGTGTGCTGCGTCGGGACGTGGTGGCAAACGTCTGGCCGTTAAAGTTCTATCTGCCGGTGGTGACCCTTGTTGTTGTGCTTTTGCTTGCCGGTCTGATGGGCGGAAGCCCGCTGCTGTGGGCGGTGTTGGCGGGGGCAGTGGTGTTAGCGCTACTGTGCGGCGTGTTGGGATGGATGCTATTGAATGTCCTGCGCGGCATGACGTTATCGTCATTGCCGCTACGCCTTGCCGTCAGCCGTCTGCTGCGTCAGCCGTGGTCCACGTTAAGCCAGCTTTCGGCATTCTCGCTGTCATTTATGCTGTTGGCGCTACTGCTGGTACTGCGCGGCGATCTGCTGGATCGCTGGCAGCAGCAGTTGCCGCCGGAAAGCCCCAACTACTTTCTGATCAATATCGCGACTGAACAAATGCCGCAGGTTAAGGCGTTTCTCTCGGAGCATCAGGTGATCCCGGAATCGTTCTATCCGATCGTGCGGGCGCGTTTATCGGCAATCAATGATAAGCCGACGGAAGGCGGGGAGGATGAATCGCTGAACCGCGAACTGAACCTGACCTGGCAGGATACCCGCCCGGACCACAACCCGATCACTGCCGGAAGCTGGCCGCCGAAGCCAGGGGAAGTTTCTATGGAAGAGGGGCTGGCGAAACGGTTGAACGTCTCGCTCGGTGACCGCGTGACCTTTATGGGCGACACTCAGGCGTTCAGTGCGAAGGTGACCAGTCTGCGCCGCGTGGACTGGGAAAGCCTGCGACCAAACTTCTTCTTTATCTTCCCTTCCGGCGCGCTGGATGGGCAGCCTCAGAGCTGGCTAACCAGTTTCCGTTGGGAAAACGGCAACGGCATGTTGACGCAGCTTAACCGCGAATTCCCGACCATCAGTCTGCTGGACATCGGCGCAATCCTCAAGCAGGTTGGACAGGTACTGGAACAGGTCAGTCGGGCGCTGGAGGTGATGGTGGTGCTGGTAACCGCCTGCGGGATGCTGCTGTTGCTGGCGCAGGTGCAGGTTGGGATGCGGCAACGCTATCAGGAGCTGGTGGTGTGGCGCACGCTCGGCGCGGGCAAAAAGCTGTTGCGAACCACGCTGTGGTGCGAATTTGCCATGTTAGGGCTGGTTTCCGGGCTGGTGGCGGCTATCGGTGCGGAAACCGCGCTGGCGGTACTGCAAACCCGGGTGTTCGACTTCCCCTGGGAACCTGACTGGCGGCTATGGGGGGTCTTACCGTTCTGTGGGGCGCTACTCCTCTCCGTCTGCGGCGGCTGGCTTGGCGTTCGTTTGCTGAAAGGCAAAGCACTGTTCCGACAATTCAATAGTTAA